One stretch of Lysobacterales bacterium DNA includes these proteins:
- a CDS encoding sigma 54-interacting transcriptional regulator: MKRQVVFGFIGTQLDATGGGAGRWEKWRPTVSLGMHEDLALDRIELLVDQRRFKSLTSQVVADLKTVSGETAVRVHDVYLADPWDFEQVYSALFDFVRAYTFDAEHEDYYVHITTGTHVVQICWFLLAESRYLPGRLLQASPPRKQKAGDPGSYAIIDLDLARYDHIAQRFANLRADTTEFLKSGIETRSAMFNRMIEQIERVAGKSKSPMLLMGPTGAGKSQLARNVFELKKQRQSLKGRFVEVNCATLRGDGAGSALFGHVRGAFTGAQSDRAGLLKSADGGLLFLDEIGELGLDEQAMLLRAIEDKRFPPLGGDREIESDFQLIAGTNRDLAQSVREGRFRDDLFARLNLWTFYLPGLKERSEDIEPNLDFELARYARNHGEQVRFNREARERFLRFATSIDAQWPGNFRDLGASITRMATLSESGRITIAVVDEEIARLRRLWTGRAADTGDDAIDFSALLGHDGAEQLDRFDRVQLAEVVRVCRRCRSLSEAGRALFQASRERKASSNDGDRLRKYLARFGCDFATVTDRSG; the protein is encoded by the coding sequence ATGAAGCGTCAGGTGGTGTTCGGATTCATCGGTACCCAACTCGACGCCACCGGTGGCGGCGCCGGGCGCTGGGAGAAGTGGCGACCCACCGTCAGCCTCGGCATGCATGAAGATCTGGCGCTCGATCGCATCGAGCTGCTGGTCGACCAGCGACGCTTCAAGTCGCTCACGTCGCAGGTCGTGGCCGACCTGAAAACGGTGTCGGGGGAAACCGCGGTCCGCGTGCACGACGTCTACCTCGCCGATCCCTGGGATTTCGAGCAGGTGTATTCGGCCCTGTTCGATTTCGTGCGCGCCTACACCTTCGATGCCGAGCACGAGGACTACTACGTGCACATCACCACCGGCACCCATGTCGTGCAGATCTGCTGGTTCCTGCTCGCAGAATCGCGCTACCTGCCGGGTCGCCTGCTGCAGGCCTCGCCACCGCGCAAGCAGAAGGCCGGCGACCCCGGTTCGTACGCGATCATCGACCTCGACCTCGCGCGCTACGACCACATTGCCCAGCGCTTCGCGAACCTGCGCGCCGACACCACCGAGTTCCTGAAGTCCGGCATCGAGACGCGCAGCGCGATGTTCAACCGCATGATCGAGCAGATCGAGCGCGTTGCCGGCAAGTCGAAGTCGCCGATGCTGCTGATGGGCCCGACCGGCGCCGGCAAGAGCCAGCTCGCGCGCAATGTGTTCGAACTGAAGAAGCAGCGGCAGAGCCTGAAGGGCCGCTTCGTCGAAGTGAACTGCGCGACCCTGCGCGGCGACGGCGCCGGCAGCGCACTGTTCGGCCACGTCCGTGGCGCGTTCACCGGCGCGCAGTCCGATCGCGCCGGTCTGTTGAAGTCGGCCGATGGTGGCCTGCTGTTTCTGGATGAGATCGGCGAACTCGGCCTCGACGAACAGGCGATGCTGCTGCGCGCGATCGAGGACAAGCGCTTCCCGCCGCTCGGTGGCGACCGCGAGATCGAGAGCGACTTCCAGCTGATCGCCGGTACCAACCGCGATCTCGCGCAGTCGGTGCGCGAGGGGCGCTTCCGCGACGATCTGTTCGCGCGCCTGAACCTGTGGACCTTCTACCTGCCTGGGTTGAAGGAGCGCAGCGAAGACATCGAACCGAACCTCGACTTCGAGCTGGCGCGATATGCCCGCAACCATGGCGAACAGGTGCGCTTCAACCGCGAGGCGCGCGAACGCTTCCTGCGCTTCGCGACGAGCATCGATGCGCAATGGCCGGGCAATTTCCGCGACCTCGGCGCGTCGATCACGCGCATGGCCACGTTGTCGGAGTCCGGTCGCATCACCATCGCGGTCGTCGACGAGGAGATCGCGCGCCTGCGCCGGCTGTGGACCGGCCGCGCCGCCGACACGGGTGACGACGCGATCGACTTCAGCGCATTGCTCGGGCACGACGGCGCCGAACAACTCGACCGCTTCGACCGCGTGCAACTCGCCGAAGTCGTGCGCGTGTGCCGCCGGTGCCGCTCGCTCAGCGAAGCCGGCCGCGCGCTGTTTCAAGCCAGCCGCGAACGCAAAGCCAGCAGCAACGACGGCGACCGCCTGCGCAAGTATCTCGCGCGCTTCGGCTGTGACTTTGCAACCGTCACCGACCGCTCGGGTTGA
- a CDS encoding RNA-binding protein has product MLNKLLFGAKPQATDLVVNAAGGKAHAFDAKHALAQLAITGTLNDTFHADANTQLDELLARCFDVAPAYIAKTAIYARQHGRMKDTPVLLLAWLAAFDGALCERIFDRVIDNGAALRSFVQALRSGVVARKSLGSRPKRLVQAWLERESDESLIQAMVGNAPSLADVIKMVHPRAASSERAALYGYIIGKDVDAALLPQALRDFEAFKRDPSLVVPKVPFQMLTAQPLSKAHWCAIARCASWTMTRMNLNTFARHGVFEERKLVELVAARLADAKLIEKAHAFPYQLLTTWQATASLPEPIRSALRAATDIAVRNVPKLKGSVAIAVDVSGSMSSPVTGVRQGATTATRCVDVAGLMAAAVLAKHPGAIVLPFNDRVRPWGRPKSNTVIETAEALAKLLGGGTAVSAPIAELNRLRFAPDTVVIVSDNQSWIDHRNGRETATEVEWRKLRGRNPDARLVCIDLQPYANTQSPDDGHVLNVGGFGDQVWQVVAGFSHGLQPNQHFVDAVERVDLDNEH; this is encoded by the coding sequence ATGTTGAACAAGCTGCTGTTCGGTGCGAAGCCGCAGGCGACTGACCTCGTCGTCAACGCCGCCGGCGGCAAGGCGCACGCCTTCGACGCGAAGCATGCGCTGGCGCAGCTCGCGATTACCGGCACCTTGAACGACACCTTCCATGCCGACGCGAACACCCAGCTCGACGAGTTGCTGGCGCGCTGCTTCGACGTGGCACCGGCGTACATCGCCAAGACCGCGATCTACGCCCGCCAGCATGGGCGCATGAAGGACACGCCGGTGCTGTTGCTGGCCTGGCTAGCGGCCTTCGACGGCGCGTTGTGCGAGCGCATCTTCGATCGCGTGATCGACAACGGCGCAGCTTTGCGCAGCTTCGTGCAGGCCCTGCGTTCCGGCGTGGTCGCCCGCAAGAGCCTCGGTTCGCGTCCGAAGCGCCTGGTGCAGGCGTGGCTGGAGCGGGAGTCGGATGAATCGTTGATCCAGGCGATGGTCGGCAATGCGCCGTCTCTCGCGGACGTGATCAAGATGGTGCATCCGCGTGCGGCATCCAGCGAGCGTGCGGCGTTGTACGGCTACATCATCGGCAAGGACGTCGATGCTGCGTTGTTGCCGCAAGCCTTGCGTGACTTCGAGGCGTTCAAGCGCGATCCGTCGCTGGTGGTGCCGAAGGTGCCGTTCCAGATGCTGACCGCGCAACCGTTGAGCAAGGCGCACTGGTGTGCGATCGCTCGATGCGCGAGCTGGACGATGACGCGCATGAATCTGAACACGTTCGCACGCCATGGCGTGTTCGAGGAGCGCAAGCTCGTCGAGCTGGTCGCGGCGCGCCTCGCGGATGCGAAGCTGATCGAGAAGGCGCACGCCTTTCCGTACCAGCTGCTGACCACGTGGCAGGCGACGGCATCACTGCCGGAGCCGATCCGTTCGGCCCTGCGCGCGGCGACCGACATCGCCGTGCGCAACGTGCCGAAGCTGAAGGGTTCGGTGGCGATCGCGGTCGACGTGTCGGGCTCGATGAGTTCGCCGGTGACCGGTGTCCGCCAGGGCGCCACCACCGCGACGCGCTGCGTCGATGTCGCCGGATTGATGGCGGCTGCGGTACTCGCCAAGCACCCGGGCGCCATCGTGCTGCCGTTCAACGACCGCGTGCGTCCCTGGGGACGCCCGAAGTCGAACACGGTGATCGAAACGGCGGAAGCGTTGGCGAAGTTGCTCGGCGGTGGAACGGCGGTCAGTGCCCCGATCGCCGAGCTGAATCGCCTCAGGTTCGCGCCGGATACGGTCGTGATCGTGTCCGACAACCAAAGCTGGATCGATCACCGCAACGGTCGCGAAACCGCGACCGAGGTCGAGTGGCGCAAGTTGCGCGGCCGCAACCCGGACGCGCGTCTGGTCTGCATCGACCTGCAGCCGTACGCCAACACGCAGTCGCCGGATGACGGCCATGTGTTGAATGTCGGTGGCTTCGGCGACCAGGTGTGGCAGGTCGTTGCGGGTTTCTCGCACGGCTTGCAGCCGAACCAGCACTTCGTCGACGCAGTGGAACGCGTCGATCTGGACAACGAACACTGA
- a CDS encoding RtcB family protein has product MSNYNEMNTHGGVPVKMWTRGVPVEDEAMRQLAQLSRVPVVWPHVAAMPDVHVGIGATVGSVVPTRHAIIPAAVGVDIGCGMIAARTSLHANDLPDNLAGVRSAIEKAVPHGRSTNKGQRDKGAWNAPPRTALQAWTGLEQDFKRLCELHPRLKNTNNLNHLGTLGTGNHFVEICLDEADEVWVMLHSGSRGVGNAIGTHFIELAQADMREHIANLPHRDLAYFQEGSKHFDDYVFAVDWAQRFARENRAIMMSNTLATLAKAIPKKFTLTEEAVNCHHNYVQRETHFGESLLVTRKGAVSAQLGQLGIIPGSMGAKSFIVRGLGNADAFCSCSHGAGRVMSRTRAKAMITIEDHVKATAHVECRKDKDVIDESPAAYKPIDQVMAAQADLVEIMHTLRQVVCVKG; this is encoded by the coding sequence ATGAGCAACTACAACGAAATGAACACGCACGGCGGCGTTCCGGTCAAGATGTGGACGCGCGGTGTGCCGGTCGAGGACGAGGCGATGCGGCAGTTGGCGCAGTTGTCGCGCGTGCCGGTGGTGTGGCCGCATGTGGCGGCGATGCCGGACGTGCATGTCGGCATCGGTGCGACGGTGGGATCGGTGGTGCCGACGCGACACGCGATCATCCCGGCTGCGGTCGGCGTCGACATCGGCTGCGGCATGATCGCGGCGCGCACCTCGCTGCATGCGAACGACCTGCCGGATAACCTGGCCGGCGTGCGCAGCGCAATCGAGAAAGCGGTGCCGCATGGTCGCAGCACGAACAAGGGTCAGCGCGACAAGGGCGCCTGGAACGCGCCGCCGCGCACCGCGTTGCAGGCGTGGACTGGGCTGGAACAGGACTTCAAGCGCTTGTGCGAACTGCATCCGCGCCTGAAGAACACCAACAACCTGAACCACCTCGGCACGCTCGGCACCGGTAACCACTTCGTCGAGATCTGTCTCGATGAAGCGGACGAGGTGTGGGTGATGCTGCACTCGGGTTCGCGCGGCGTCGGCAACGCCATCGGCACGCACTTCATCGAATTGGCCCAGGCCGACATGCGCGAGCACATCGCCAACCTGCCGCATCGCGACCTCGCCTATTTCCAGGAAGGTTCGAAGCACTTCGACGACTACGTGTTCGCGGTCGACTGGGCGCAGCGCTTCGCGCGCGAAAACCGCGCGATCATGATGAGCAACACGCTGGCGACGCTGGCCAAGGCGATCCCGAAGAAGTTCACGTTGACCGAGGAAGCGGTGAACTGCCACCACAACTACGTGCAGCGCGAGACCCATTTCGGCGAGAGCCTGCTGGTCACGCGTAAGGGTGCGGTGAGCGCGCAACTCGGCCAGCTCGGCATCATCCCGGGTTCGATGGGTGCGAAGAGCTTCATCGTGCGCGGGCTCGGCAATGCCGATGCGTTCTGCTCGTGCTCGCACGGCGCCGGCCGCGTGATGAGCCGTACCCGCGCCAAGGCGATGATCACGATCGAGGACCACGTGAAAGCAACCGCCCACGTCGAATGCCGCAAGGACAAGGACGTGATCGACGAATCGCCGGCCGCGTACAAGCCGATCGACCAGGTGATGGCCGCGCAGGCGGATCTGGTCGAGATCATGCACACGTTGCGGCAGGTGGTGTGTGTGAAGGGGTGA
- a CDS encoding RNA 3'-terminal phosphate cyclase, which yields MDLTKTMLTIDGSQGEGGGQILRTALSLSILEQRPIRIERIRAGRAKPGLMRQHLTCVKAAAVISAADVRGAEPGSTTLEFVPHALVGGAQHFAIGTAGSAMLVLQTVLPALLHADAPSRITIEGGTHNMLAPSASFIDRCFLPILRRMGAEVELAVERVGLYPAGGGRIVATIRPSRLQPITLEARGERRGIGAEALVAAVPEHVALREITRIADRFKLRREQISHQNLGTRTGPGNVLSVWAEFEHICELVTSYGERGVSAETVADRAADALQAWLESDAVVGEHLADQLLLPMQMAGGGTFLCGQPSTHLRSNAELINRFDGARIDICAEGGKGHRVSVA from the coding sequence ATGGACTTGACCAAGACGATGCTGACCATCGACGGATCCCAAGGCGAAGGCGGCGGGCAGATCCTGCGCACGGCCTTGTCGTTGTCGATCCTCGAACAGCGACCGATCCGCATCGAACGCATTCGTGCCGGGCGCGCGAAGCCGGGATTGATGCGCCAGCATCTGACCTGCGTGAAGGCCGCCGCGGTGATATCGGCGGCGGATGTGCGCGGCGCCGAGCCGGGCTCGACGACGCTCGAGTTCGTGCCGCATGCACTCGTCGGTGGTGCCCAGCATTTCGCGATCGGCACGGCCGGCAGCGCGATGCTGGTGCTGCAGACGGTGCTGCCGGCGCTGCTGCATGCGGACGCACCGAGCCGGATCACGATCGAGGGCGGCACCCACAACATGCTGGCGCCGAGTGCGAGTTTTATCGATCGCTGCTTCCTGCCGATCCTGCGCCGAATGGGCGCCGAGGTCGAGCTCGCGGTCGAGCGGGTCGGCCTGTACCCGGCCGGCGGCGGGCGCATTGTCGCCACCATCCGGCCCTCGCGGCTGCAACCGATCACGCTCGAGGCGCGTGGTGAACGTCGCGGCATCGGCGCCGAGGCACTGGTCGCGGCCGTGCCCGAACATGTCGCGTTGCGCGAGATCACGCGCATCGCCGACCGCTTCAAGTTGCGGCGCGAACAGATCTCGCACCAGAACCTCGGCACGCGCACCGGACCCGGCAATGTGTTGTCGGTATGGGCCGAGTTCGAGCACATCTGCGAACTGGTGACGAGCTACGGCGAGCGCGGTGTCAGCGCGGAAACCGTCGCCGATCGCGCCGCCGACGCGCTGCAGGCCTGGCTTGAATCGGACGCTGTGGTCGGCGAGCATCTGGCCGACCAGTTGCTGCTGCCGATGCAGATGGCCGGCGGCGGCACATTCCTGTGCGGTCAGCCCAGCACTCACCTGCGCAGCAATGCCGAGCTGATCAACCGCTTCGACGGTGCACGCATCGACATCTGCGCCGAGGGCGGGAAGGGCCACCGGGTGAGTGTCGCGTAG
- a CDS encoding efflux RND transporter periplasmic adaptor subunit, whose amino-acid sequence MNRKQWLGVGAGAAMLAALFYLALREPALQVELAEVHAAPLVVSLQEEGKTRLKQRYAVSAPVAGTVRRIEREPGDAVKQGEVVAELEPLAGALMDPQTRARASAEAASADASVRAARSRLHAADAALKLAQREAKRLQDMGDAVSSSQRETALMKVDQQEAEQSAARADLAAAEQRAEAARAVLALQGSAGGNEILRIEAPIDGVVLRRFQESRAAVAAAQPLLELGDPRALEIEVEALSTAAVQLRPGLTARVLRWGGADELQARVTRIEPAGFTKISALGVEEQRTRVILDFVSPPEQWASLGDAYRVEVEFLLRQEDSVRQVPSNALFRVQGRWAVFVARDGRAVQRLVEIGDRAGLVTEIRAGLNAGEQVVQHPDDRIGEGSRLAPIQHR is encoded by the coding sequence ATGAACCGCAAGCAGTGGCTCGGCGTGGGTGCGGGTGCGGCGATGCTCGCGGCACTGTTCTACCTGGCCTTGCGCGAGCCGGCGCTGCAGGTCGAACTGGCCGAGGTACACGCGGCGCCGCTGGTGGTCAGCCTGCAGGAAGAGGGCAAGACCCGGCTGAAGCAACGCTATGCGGTCAGTGCGCCGGTGGCGGGCACGGTGCGCCGCATCGAACGTGAGCCGGGAGATGCGGTGAAGCAGGGTGAGGTCGTGGCCGAACTGGAACCGCTGGCCGGTGCATTGATGGACCCGCAGACGCGTGCGCGCGCCAGCGCCGAGGCCGCCTCGGCCGACGCCTCGGTGCGCGCAGCGCGCAGTCGCCTGCACGCCGCCGACGCCGCCTTGAAGCTCGCGCAACGCGAAGCGAAGCGACTGCAGGATATGGGTGATGCGGTGTCGTCCTCGCAACGCGAGACAGCGCTGATGAAGGTCGACCAGCAGGAGGCGGAACAGTCCGCGGCGCGCGCCGACCTCGCCGCCGCCGAACAACGCGCCGAAGCGGCACGCGCGGTGCTGGCCCTGCAGGGCAGCGCCGGCGGCAACGAGATCCTGCGCATCGAAGCGCCGATCGACGGCGTCGTCCTGCGCCGCTTCCAGGAGAGCCGCGCTGCGGTCGCGGCCGCACAGCCTCTGCTCGAACTCGGCGACCCGCGCGCGCTCGAGATCGAAGTCGAAGCGCTGTCGACCGCGGCGGTGCAATTGCGCCCGGGTCTGACGGCGCGCGTGCTGCGCTGGGGTGGTGCGGATGAATTGCAGGCGCGGGTCACGCGGATCGAGCCGGCGGGGTTCACCAAGATCTCGGCGCTCGGCGTCGAGGAGCAGCGTACGCGCGTGATCCTCGACTTCGTCTCGCCGCCCGAACAATGGGCCAGCCTCGGCGATGCCTACCGTGTCGAAGTCGAGTTTCTGCTGCGCCAGGAAGACTCGGTGCGACAGGTGCCGTCGAACGCTCTGTTCCGCGTGCAGGGGCGCTGGGCGGTGTTCGTCGCACGGGATGGACGCGCCGTGCAGCGCCTGGTCGAGATCGGCGATCGCGCCGGCCTGGTCACCGAAATCCGCGCCGGACTGAATGCGGGCGAGCAGGTCGTGCAGCATCCGGATGACCGCATCGGCGAAGGTTCGCGGCTGGCGCCAATACAGCATCGCTAG
- a CDS encoding ABC transporter permease, translating to MRTLHVKALRDLWHLRSQALAIALVIAAGLANLVMSRATLESLSETRERFYRDYAFADVFAQARRVPESVAERIREIDGVQALETRLVAGANLSVPGFDDPVRALMVSLADSGEPVLNRPYLRAGRMLAPGSEDEAVISEAFAEAHGFVPGDTLSATIYGRHRKLHIVGIALSPEFVYQIQPGTVFPDFRRFAIVWMNRRALEAALDMDGAFNNVTLKLVARTRPEAVIEPLDAVLADYGGLGAYGREDQISNRFLSEELRQLDTMARIFPTIFLGVAAFLLNVVISRLVGMQRDQIAILKAFGYSNRAIGLHYALLVSLIVAIGVVIGLLGGLRLGQWMAGVYQEFYRFPFLDFRMSASVFALGVGVSLLAAFIGTAQAVVTAARLPPAEAMRPPAPERYRPALFERFGLARFLSQPTRMVLRHIERRPWKSLLTVVGLAFACAIMMIGRFQTDAIDYMIDVQFRIGQRNDLSVDFTEGSGERAAHELRALPGVLHVESYRNVPVRLHAGHRSELNAIQGLRADSVLKRPVDRRLRRVPIPAQGLLLTDYLAGMLGVEVGDVVEIEVLEGRRRRVEAVVAAVVNEYLGVNAYMDLDALNRLLGDGDRISGVLINADPEAQTELYRMLERRPRISGIGVRKLAIQNFYDTLGESLGVFTYVALILGGVINFGVVYNAARVSLSERGRDLASLRVLGFTRGEVAYVLIGELAVLVLLSIPLGFLTGYMLSVYMATSMQSELFRIPVLISAETYGFAALAMLGSTVLSAWIVQRRVAHLDLIGVLKTRE from the coding sequence ATGCGCACGCTGCACGTGAAGGCATTGCGCGACCTCTGGCACCTGCGCAGCCAGGCGCTGGCGATCGCGCTGGTGATCGCGGCCGGCCTCGCGAACCTGGTGATGTCGCGCGCCACGCTGGAGTCGCTGAGCGAGACGCGCGAGCGCTTCTACCGCGACTACGCGTTCGCCGACGTGTTCGCGCAGGCGCGGCGCGTGCCCGAGTCGGTGGCCGAACGCATCCGCGAAATCGACGGCGTGCAGGCGCTGGAGACGCGCCTGGTCGCAGGCGCGAACCTGAGCGTGCCAGGCTTCGATGATCCGGTGCGGGCGCTGATGGTGTCGCTCGCCGACAGCGGCGAGCCGGTGTTGAATCGCCCCTACCTGCGCGCCGGGCGCATGCTGGCGCCGGGCAGCGAGGACGAGGCCGTGATCAGCGAGGCGTTCGCCGAGGCGCATGGCTTTGTGCCCGGCGACACCCTGTCGGCGACCATCTACGGGCGGCATCGCAAACTGCACATCGTCGGCATCGCGCTCTCGCCGGAGTTCGTCTACCAGATCCAGCCCGGCACCGTGTTCCCGGACTTCCGTCGTTTCGCCATCGTGTGGATGAACCGGCGCGCGCTCGAAGCTGCGCTCGACATGGACGGCGCGTTCAACAACGTGACCTTGAAACTGGTGGCGCGCACGCGGCCGGAGGCGGTGATCGAACCGCTGGATGCCGTGCTCGCCGACTACGGCGGGCTCGGCGCCTATGGTCGTGAGGACCAGATCTCGAACCGCTTCCTGAGCGAAGAGCTGCGCCAGCTCGACACCATGGCGCGTATCTTCCCGACCATCTTCCTCGGCGTCGCCGCCTTCCTGCTGAATGTGGTGATCTCGCGTCTGGTCGGCATGCAACGCGACCAGATCGCGATCCTCAAGGCCTTCGGATATTCCAACCGCGCGATCGGCCTGCACTACGCATTGCTGGTCAGCCTGATCGTCGCGATCGGCGTCGTGATCGGCCTGCTCGGTGGTCTCCGCCTCGGGCAGTGGATGGCCGGTGTGTACCAGGAGTTCTACCGCTTTCCGTTCCTCGATTTCCGCATGAGTGCCAGCGTGTTCGCGCTCGGTGTCGGGGTCAGCCTGCTCGCCGCCTTCATTGGCACGGCCCAGGCCGTGGTCACGGCGGCGCGCCTGCCGCCGGCCGAGGCGATGCGGCCACCGGCCCCGGAACGTTATCGACCGGCGCTGTTCGAGCGATTCGGCCTGGCACGCTTTCTGAGCCAGCCGACACGCATGGTCCTGCGCCACATCGAGCGGCGGCCGTGGAAGTCGTTGTTGACCGTGGTCGGCCTCGCATTCGCGTGCGCGATCATGATGATCGGGCGCTTCCAGACCGACGCGATCGACTACATGATCGACGTGCAGTTCCGCATCGGCCAGCGCAATGACCTGTCCGTGGATTTCACCGAAGGCAGCGGCGAGCGCGCTGCCCACGAGTTGCGCGCCTTGCCGGGCGTGTTGCATGTCGAAAGTTACCGCAATGTGCCGGTGCGCCTGCATGCCGGGCATCGCAGCGAGTTGAACGCAATCCAGGGACTGCGTGCCGACAGTGTGCTGAAGCGGCCGGTCGATCGTCGATTGCGACGTGTGCCGATTCCGGCGCAGGGCCTGCTGCTGACCGACTATCTCGCCGGCATGCTCGGTGTCGAGGTGGGCGATGTCGTCGAGATCGAGGTGCTCGAGGGGCGCCGACGGCGCGTCGAGGCCGTGGTTGCTGCGGTCGTGAATGAATACCTCGGCGTGAATGCGTACATGGACCTGGATGCGCTGAATCGCCTGCTCGGTGACGGCGACCGCATCTCCGGCGTGTTGATCAATGCCGATCCCGAGGCGCAGACCGAACTCTATCGGATGCTCGAAAGACGGCCGCGCATCAGCGGCATCGGCGTGCGCAAGCTCGCCATCCAGAATTTCTACGACACCCTCGGCGAGAGCCTCGGCGTGTTCACCTACGTCGCGCTGATCCTCGGTGGCGTAATCAACTTCGGTGTGGTCTACAACGCCGCGCGTGTGTCCCTGTCCGAACGCGGCCGCGACCTGGCCAGCCTGCGCGTGCTCGGCTTCACCCGCGGCGAAGTCGCCTACGTGCTGATCGGCGAGCTCGCCGTGCTGGTGCTGCTGTCGATTCCACTCGGCTTCCTGACCGGCTATATGCTCAGCGTGTACATGGCGACGAGCATGCAGTCCGAACTGTTCCGTATTCCGGTCCTGATCTCCGCCGAGACCTATGGGTTTGCGGCGCTGGCGATGCTCGGTTCGACCGTGTTGTCGGCGTGGATCGTGCAGCGACGCGTCGCACATCTGGACCTGATCGGCGTGCTCAAGACAAGGGAGTGA
- a CDS encoding ABC transporter ATP-binding protein, which produces MSAAPDIVFHASGLTKVYRMGDVEVQALCGVDLELRRGEFVVLLGPSGSGKSTLLNILGGLDVPSAGRVFYEDHDLTIADERALTLFRRDHVGFVFQFYNLIPSLSARENVAIVTEIARSPMTPEHALELVGLAHRMDHFPAQLSGGEQQRIAIARAIAKRPSVLLCDEPTGALDSATGVKVLEALERINAETGTTTVVITHNADIASMAHRVLYLADGRIVREQVNATRKRAAELRW; this is translated from the coding sequence ATGTCGGCTGCGCCCGACATCGTTTTCCACGCCAGCGGCCTGACCAAGGTCTACCGGATGGGCGATGTCGAGGTGCAGGCGCTGTGTGGTGTCGACCTCGAGTTGCGCCGCGGCGAATTCGTGGTCCTGCTCGGGCCCTCGGGTTCCGGCAAGTCGACTCTCTTGAACATCCTCGGTGGCCTCGATGTGCCGAGCGCGGGCCGGGTTTTCTACGAAGACCATGATCTCACCATCGCCGACGAGCGCGCGCTGACGCTGTTCCGGCGCGACCACGTCGGCTTCGTGTTCCAGTTCTACAACCTGATCCCGAGCCTGTCGGCGCGCGAGAACGTCGCCATTGTCACCGAGATCGCACGCAGCCCGATGACGCCCGAGCACGCGCTCGAACTGGTTGGCCTGGCGCACCGCATGGACCACTTCCCGGCCCAGCTCTCGGGCGGCGAACAGCAGCGCATCGCGATCGCGCGTGCGATCGCCAAGCGGCCCTCGGTGCTGCTCTGCGACGAACCCACCGGCGCGCTCGATTCCGCGACCGGGGTGAAGGTGCTGGAGGCGTTGGAACGCATCAATGCCGAGACCGGCACCACCACCGTGGTCATCACCCACAACGCCGACATCGCGTCGATGGCGCATCGCGTGTTGTACCTCGCCGATGGTCGCATCGTACGCGAGCAGGTCAACGCGACGCGCAAGCGCGCCGCCGAACTGCGCTGGTGA